The Colias croceus chromosome 23, ilColCroc2.1 genome window below encodes:
- the LOC123702267 gene encoding putative pre-mRNA-splicing factor ATP-dependent RNA helicase PRP1, which translates to MSKRRIEVMDPFIKKKREEKAAAAAKSGSSGESSSDTVATLGTAMAPTATSTPGINPYTGLPHSPRYHELLRRRLGLPVWEYKNDFMRQLNTHQCVVLVGETGSGKTTQIPQWCVEFASITPGKSKGVACTQPRRVAAMSVAQRVAEEMDVALGQQVGYSIRFEDCSGPQTVLKYMTDGMLLREAMSDPMLEQYRVILLDEAHERTLATDILMGVLKEVIKQRPDLKLVIMSATLDAGKFQQYFDNAPLMNVPGRTHPVEIFYTPQPEKDYLEAAIRTVIQIHLCEEVAGDILLFLTGQEEIEDACKRIKREIDNLGPDAGELKCIPLYSTLPPNLQQRIFEPAPPNRANGAIGRKVVVSTNIAETSLTIDGVVFVIDPGFAKQKVYNPRIRVESLLVSPISKASAQQRAGRAGRTRPGKCFRLYTEKAYKNEMQDNTYPEILRSNLGSVVLQLKKLGIDDLVHFDFMDPPAPETLMRALELLNYLAALDDDGNLTDLGAVMAEFPLDPQLAKMLIASCNHNCSNEILSITAMLSVPQCFVRPNEARKAADEAKMRFAHIDGDHLTLLNVYHAFKQNMEDPHWCYDNFINYRSLKSGDNVRQQLSRIMDRFGLKRTSTEFTSKDYYINIRKALVNGFFMQVAHLERSGHYLTVKDNQIVQLHPSTCLDHKPDWVIYNEFVLTTKNYIRTVTDIKPEWLLRIAPQYYELNNFPACEARRQLELLQARLDSKPYQEGF; encoded by the exons ATGTCCAAACGGAGAATTGAAGTAATGGATccttttataaagaaaaaacg GGAGGAGAAAGCAGCAGCTGCAGCCAAGTCAGGCAGTAGCGGGGAATCGTCGTCGGACACGGTGGCCACGCTCGGCACTGCGATGGCGCCAACGGCTACGAGCACACCAGGGATCAACCCGTATACTG GTCTTCCACACTCGCCGCGATACCACGAGCTGCTCCGACGGCGGCTCGGCCTGCCCGTGTGGGAATACAAGAACGACTTCATGCGACAACTGAACACGCACCAGTGTGTTGTGCTCGTCGGAGAGACGGGCTCTGGCAAAACCACACAAATACCACAGTGGTGTGTCGAGTTTGCGTCTATAACACCCGGCAAGTCCAAGGGAGTCGCCTGTACACAGCCCAGAAGGGTAGCCGCTATGTCGGTAGCTCAGAGAGTCGCGGAAGAAATGGACGTAGCGCTCGGACAGCAAGTTGGTTACAGCATCCGTTTCGAAGACTGCTCCGGACCTCAAACAGTGCTGAAATACATGACGGACGGTATGTTGCTGCGAGAGGCCATGTCGGATCCGATGTTGGAACAGTACAGAGTAATTCTACTCGACGAGGCTCACGAGAGGACGCTAGCGACGGATATACTCATGGGTGTGTTGAAAGAAGTGATCAAACAGCGGCCGGACTTGAAGCTAGTTATTATGTCCGCTACGTTGGACGCAGGCAAGTTCCAGCAGTACTTCGACAACGCACCGTTGATGAATGTGCCCGGTAGAACGCATCCCGTAGAGATATTCTACACGCCACAACCGGAGAAAGATTATTTGGAAGCGGCAATACGGACGGTTATACAGATACATTTGTGCGAAGAAGTGGCGGGTGATATACTGCTCTTCCTAACTGGTCAAGAGGAGATAGAAGACGCGTGTAAAAGAATTAAGAGAGAAATTGATAATTTGGGTCCAGATGCTGGTGAATTGAAATGTATTCCTCTATATTCAACGTTACCACCGAACTTGCAACAGCGTATCTTCGAGCCAGCGCCTCCGAATCGTGCGAACGGTGCGATCGGACGGAAAGTCGTTGTCTCAACTAACATAGCGGAAACGTCGCTAACAATAGACGGTGTAGTGTTTGTGATCGATCCCGGTTTCGCGAAGCAAAAAGTGTACAATCCGCGTATTCGTGTGGAATCATTACTAGTGTCTCCGATAAGTAAGGCGTCAGCGCAACAAAGGGCCGGTCGTGCGGGGAGGACCAGGCCAGGGAAGTGCTTCAGGCTGTACACGGAGAAGGCGTACAAGAACGAGATGCAGGATAATACGTATCCGGAGATTTTGAG ATCGAACTTAGGATCTGTAGTTTTGCAGTTGAAAAAGCTGGGCATCGATGACCTCGTGCACTTTGACTTCATGGACCCGCCCGCCCCGGAGACCCTCATGCGCGCGCTCGAGCTGCTCAACTACCTCGCAGCGCTCG ACGACGACGGCAACCTGACGGACCTGGGCGCGGTGATGGCGGAGTTCCCGCTCGACCCACAACTCGCCAAGATGCTGATCGCCTCGTGCAATCACAACTGCTCCAATGAGATACTGTCCATCACCGCCATGCTGTCTG TGCCGCAATGCTTCGTCCGGCCGAACGAAGCCCGCAAAGCGGCCGACGAGGCCAAGATGCGGTTCGCGCACATCGACGGCGATCACCTCACGCTGCTCAACGTGTACCACGCTTTCAAGCAGA ACATGGAGGACCCGCACTGGTGCTACGATAACTTCATCAACTACAGATCTCTGAAATCGGGCGACAACGTGCGGCAACAGCTCAGTAGGATTATGGACAg ATTCGGCTTGAAGAGAACGAGTACGGAGTTTACTAGCAAAGACtattacattaatataagGAAAGCGCTCGTCAATGGATTCTTTATGCAG GTGGCCCACTTAGAGCGAAGCGGTCACTATCTAACGGTTAAGGACAATCAGATAGTTCAACTGCATCCGTCCACGTGCCTAGATCACAAGCCGGACTGGGTCATATACAACGAGTTTGTGCTCACCACCAAGAATTATATACGCACCGTCACGGATATCAAGC CGGAGTGGCTGCTGCGCATCGCCCCGCAGTACTACGAGCTGAACAACTTCCCCGCGTGCGAGGCGCGGCGCCAGCTCGAGCTGCTGCAGGCGCGGCTCGACTCCAAGCCCTACCAGGAGGGCTTCTAG
- the LOC123702230 gene encoding suppressor of cytokine signaling 5-like, whose protein sequence is MGQQTSRKSGECTCGCGAWERRRYVESPSSVHRYVSAVTDRWSGRQCSCRRRRWRRAACVCTAYRRVSDACNDDRLAAVLTLGARDLRRELESIVINTDGDTNIEDVEPTAEVYVLSVAPRTEGDLPPDARGNELVQSNDGSIRRFQVVCGSELRALLLRAPSLQHSLPANAHTKVHTQVDYKHCLVPDLQEITACSFYWGKMDRYEAERLLDNKPEGTFLLRDSAQEEHLFSVSFRKYGRSLHARIEHYRHRFSFDCHDPAVFAAPTVTGLIEHYKDPACVMFFEPMLTAPLPRTAPFSLQQLARAVIVSHTNYDGVEQLPLPGRLRAYLKEYHYRQRVRVRRLERDLYH, encoded by the exons ATGGGGCAGCAGACATCAAGAAAGA GCGGCGAATGCACGTGCGGCTGCGGCGCGTGGGAGCGGCGACGCTACGTCGAGTCGCCGAGCAGCGTGCACAGATACGTCAGCGCTGTTACCGATAG ATGGAGCGGTCGGCAGTGCTCGTGCCGGCGGCGGCGCTGGCGACGCGCCGCGTGCGTGTGCACCGCGTACAGGCGCGTTAGCGACGCGTGCAACGACGACCG ATTAGCGGCAGTATTGACGCTGGGCGCGCGTGACCTGAGGCGGGAGTTGGAATCTATTGTCATAAATACtg ATGGTGATACAAATATAGAGGATGTGGAACCGACGGCTGAGGTTTATGTGCTCTCCGTCGCACCGCGCAC TGAAGGCGATCTCCCCCCAGATGCGAGGGGCAATGAATTGGTGCAGAGCAATGATGGATCCATCAGGCGGTTTCAG GTGGTGTGCGGCAGTGAACTACGCGCTCTGCTCTTACGGGCCCCATCGTTACAGCACTCGTTGCCTGCAAACGCACACACTAAAGTGCATACACAG GTGGACTACAAGCACTGTCTAGTGCCGGACCTGCAAGAGATCACGGCCTGCTCGTTCTACTGGGGCAAGATGGACCGCTACGAGGCTGAACGCTTGCTCGATAATAAACCCGAAG GCACGTTCCTGCTGCGCGACTCTGCGCAAGAGGAGCACCTGTTCTCTGTGTCGTTCCGCAAGTACGGTCGCTCGCTACACGCGCGCATAGAACACTATCGGCACCGGTTCAGCTTTGACTGCCACGACCCGGCCGTGTTCGCGGCGCCCACCGTCACCGGCCTCATCGAGCACTATAAG GACCCCGCGTGCGTGATGTTCTTCGAGCCGATGCTAACGGCGCCCTTACCGCGAACCGCGCCCTTCTCGCTGCAGCAGCTCGCGCGGGCCGTCATCGTGTCGCACACCAACTATGACG GTGTGGAGCAGCTCCCCCTCCCCGGGCGTCTCCGCGCGTACCTCAAGGAGTACCACTACAGGCAGCGCGTGCGCGTGCGACGCCTCGAGCGCGACCTGTACCACTGA